The genomic interval GACCCGATGACGCGCGATTATGGCCCTGATACCCTGCGCCGCGCGATTATCGAGTTGACCGCTGCGCTGCCGGTCTACCGCACCTATGTGAACGTGGCCGGCCCGGCCGACGCCGACCGCGATCTGATCGAAGCTGCCGCTGAAGCCGCGAAGACCACCCGTGAGGTTGAGAACGAAGGCGCACTGGACTTCCTCAAGCGCATGCTGTTGCTCGACTTCGCCGAGCCGGAGGATCAGGCAACGGCGCTGGAGTTTGCCACGCGCTTTCAGCAGACCACAGGGCCTGTCATGGCGAAGGCGCTGGAGGACACGCTGTTCTATCGCTACAACCGGCTGATTGCGCTGAATGAAGTGGGCGGCGAGCCGGAACGGTTCGGGGCGCGCCCGGAGCAGTTCCACAGCGCGATGACGCGCCGGCTTGCGCGCCAGCCCTTCGGCCTCAGCACGACATCCACGCACGACACGAAACGCGCCGAGGATGCCCGCGCCCGCATTTACGCGATCAGCGAGATGCCGGACGGCTGGGCCGCGGCGGTCGCGCGCTGGTCGGGAATGAACGCGGGACTGCGCGAAGCGGATGGCTTGACGCTCGACCCCGAGACGGAATGGGCCTTCTACCAGGCGTTGCTGGGCGTCTGGCCGCCGACGCTGATGCCGGACGACGGCGAGGGCCTGAACGCGCTGGCCGACCGCATGGTGCAGTTCATGCTCAAGGCCGTGCGCGAGGCCAAGTCCTTCACGAGCTGGACCGCGCAGGATGCCGACTATGAAGGCGTTGTGGAGCGGTTCACGCGTGGCGCGCTCGACCCGGTGCGCTCACGGGTTTTCCTCGACGATTTCCTGCGCACCTGCGAGCCGCTGTTCGTCGCGGGCGCGCTGAACAGCCTGAGCCAGACGCTCATCAAACTGACCGCGCCGGGAGTCCCCGACATCTATCAGGGCTGCGAGCTCTGGGACTTCAGCCTGGTGGACCCCGACAACCGGCGCCCTGTGGATTTCGGCATTCGGCACGCGCTGGCACAGAAAGATGGCTCGGACGATCCCGCTGCGCTGATGCGCGACTGGCGCTCCGGCGCGGCGAAGATGCATGTGCTTCGAGCCGGGCTCTCCCTGCGCGCGCGCAAGTCGGCGCTATTCGCTGAAGGAGCGTACCGGCCACTCGTGCTTGCCGGGCCGGGCGCGGATAAACTCATCGCGTTCGCCCGCGTGCATGGCGCTGAGGCCGTGGTCGTGATCGTGCCGCTCCTGTCGGTGGGCTTGCTGGCGGGGCGATCAAGCCCACTTATCCCGGCCGCGGTCTGGGAGGATACGGCCTTGCAGCTTCCCGACGATCTCCGGGCGCGTAGCTGGCGCAACCTCCTCGACCCCGGCGCGGGATTCAGCGGCGAGGCGGTCCGGATCGACCGGCTGCTCGCCAACTTCCCCGGGGCGCTCCTGTCCGCCGGCTGACAGCCTTACAGATTGGGCCGCGTGACCCCCCTGAGCCGGCTTGCCCCCGCGGTGCCTACCCCTCCCGGTAGAGTACGAGGTCGATCTCCACCAGCGCATCGCGGGCCAGCTTCGAGACCCCCACGGTTGTCCGGCCGGGCAGGGTGGCATCATCGGGGTAGTAGCGGCGGTAGACCTCGTTGAAACGGGGATAATCGCGCTCGAAGTCCGTGAGATAGACGCGGGCAAACACGGTGTCCGTGAGGTCATACCCGACATGGGTCAGGATGCGCTCTAGGTTCCGGAAGGACAGCTCGGTCTGCTCGGCAATGTCGGCGGGCAGGGGGGCGTCCGGGTTGTCCGGGTCGGCCGGGATCTGGCCGGTCACGTAAAGCCAGTTGCCAACCTTCACGCAGTGACTGTACCAAGCGGTCGGCGGCGCAGGCGCAGCAGTCGGGACGTGATAATGCTGTTTTGTCATCGTCTTTAATGTCTCCAATTTTCCGAACAGGTCATGCGGAACGCAGCGCAGGAACCACCTGCGACTCTAAGCCCACCACCGAACCGTTGCGCAAGCCGAAGCCCTTCGCGGCCCAGCTTCGCCGTTGTGCGTCTGCGCGATACGTCCGTGCTGGAAGCGCCGGGGTCAATCGTTCAGAAGCGGACAACCATCGTCATGAACTCACTGTGCAAGAAAGGCGATCAGGTCTGCGCGCAACTTGTCGTCTTCCGCATAGTGCCTGCCGAGGAACGCATCAAGCCACCGCGCCTTTTCCGCCGCCGTATCGCCGGGGATGCGCGACCTGATGCGCTGTGACGGTCCGTGGCACCGAAGGCAGGTTGTTTGATAAGCCTGTTCGCCGCGCGCCGCATCTCCGGGACCGCCCTTCAGCTCCTGGCTCTCGGCGTTGCTGGTGACCGCAAGGGTCAGCGTTGCCGCGAAAAACAAGACGCGCATGTGCAATTCCTCCCTGGTGTCATTCCGTTCTGCCGAAAGCCAAGGGGCATGTCCGGCAGAGGCCCGCATTTTAGGGGGCTGCCTGATGAACGCGGGAGGCAGCCAAAGCGATCCCGTTCTGGTGCGCCTGAAGACCGCGAAAATCTATGGTACAGTAAAGTCGGAAGCTCGACGCGCACGGGGCGCGGTTTTGTCGGGCTTGTGGGACGCATAGCTTTAAAACCCCGGCGAAACATTCAGAGAAAGGATGCCCCCGTGAGCAGATATTCGGGCTTGAAGTGGCTCCCGCTCGTGGCTTTGGCAGTTTTCGCCGCGCATTTGGCCAGCGCGCAAACTAGCACGGAAGTCGATGTCGAAGGCTACCTTTGCCAGGAACCCGTTGATGCGGAGGAGTTCCAGCATCTGGCCTCCACCAATCCGAAGATGTCACGCGCCGCCGCCCTTTCGCGGTTCAACGCGACCACCGAGGTACCGCGCTGCGAGTGGTACGAGCGCACTCTTATGATCTACAAGGGTGCTCTCAAGGAAGACAGCGACGAGAATGCGAGGCGCGCCAAGTATCTGTTCGTTGGCGGGAAAGGCGGGGTGTTCGAGGTGCTCGTATTTGAAACGCCCGAGGGCACCGAAACCCTTTATTCCTGGCGGCGAACGGACGATGAGACTGGCTAGGATGAATCCTGACCCTGCGGCGCCATGCCTTTCTCGGCCAGCGCCCTGATCGCGCTTTCGGTCTTTGAAAGGCTCTCCAGGCCCATGCCGCGCAGGACGTGCGGCGCCTTGGTGAACTGGATGTCCTCGTAG from Dichotomicrobium thermohalophilum carries:
- the treY gene encoding malto-oligosyltrehalose synthase yields the protein MTRPRATYRLQFREGMTFKRAAELVPYLAELGISHLYASPLFAAAPGSTHGYDVVDVTRLAPELGGEDGFKTLCRALKDHGLGLIVDFVSNHMGASTHNPWWLDVLEWGEASNYAEHFDIDWSAPKLIIPALAANYGEELNNGAFGLSFDRSDGGISFSYGPMRLPLTPPSYAQLLSRIESEDFAELARRFIVAEPAESRALKQELADTCAADPATRDAVERVLAETAADLDAIHELHEAQVWRLAHWRAARETLTYRRFFEIADLVGLRVERASVFDDVHARLLELVAAGDIQGLRIDHVDGLADPKSYLEKLQEAGGTYLLVEKILGPDEDLRADWPADGTTGYEFILSLANLLVDPRGEEAMTAAYSAFLGEQTDYHALALETKRRLLARNLAGELDRLKDMALSLAAKDPMTRDYGPDTLRRAIIELTAALPVYRTYVNVAGPADADRDLIEAAAEAAKTTREVENEGALDFLKRMLLLDFAEPEDQATALEFATRFQQTTGPVMAKALEDTLFYRYNRLIALNEVGGEPERFGARPEQFHSAMTRRLARQPFGLSTTSTHDTKRAEDARARIYAISEMPDGWAAAVARWSGMNAGLREADGLTLDPETEWAFYQALLGVWPPTLMPDDGEGLNALADRMVQFMLKAVREAKSFTSWTAQDADYEGVVERFTRGALDPVRSRVFLDDFLRTCEPLFVAGALNSLSQTLIKLTAPGVPDIYQGCELWDFSLVDPDNRRPVDFGIRHALAQKDGSDDPAALMRDWRSGAAKMHVLRAGLSLRARKSALFAEGAYRPLVLAGPGADKLIAFARVHGAEAVVVIVPLLSVGLLAGRSSPLIPAAVWEDTALQLPDDLRARSWRNLLDPGAGFSGEAVRIDRLLANFPGALLSAG
- a CDS encoding RidA family protein encodes the protein MTKQHYHVPTAAPAPPTAWYSHCVKVGNWLYVTGQIPADPDNPDAPLPADIAEQTELSFRNLERILTHVGYDLTDTVFARVYLTDFERDYPRFNEVYRRYYPDDATLPGRTTVGVSKLARDALVEIDLVLYREG